Sequence from the Castanea sativa cultivar Marrone di Chiusa Pesio chromosome 12, ASM4071231v1 genome:
CGTCAAGGCACCCATTTAACATTGAATACAAATCCTCAAGGAAACTGTTTGTAGCAGAACAGTACACATTCTGTGAAGTTTTAAGAGAACTATAAAGTGTCTTCCACACTTCAAAAACATGTTCAAAGTCAAGCTTCCTGAAACATGAGGCTTTTGTGAGAATCCACTAACCAGTGAAGCTGAATTTTCCTGGGGGCAAGAGCATACTGAAAATGGATACAATAAGAGAGAGCATATGCCAAGAAAACCAGTGCTGTTGGACTCCATTCTCAATAATGAAAGTTCCTTGACATCATCTATGCAGTCTGTCAATCCTTTGGCTATTGCTATCCATATATTTAAGCAGTAGGGACCGACATAATTATACAGTAAACTGATCATAGCAAGGAGAGTTTCCAGGGGATCATATGAagagaataaaaatttgaaatacttGTGGATTCCCTGTAAAATTAACTCTGTTTTGGATGTCTTCATAGTTGACTGAAAGACCACACAGAGGTAGGCTACAAGTAAATAAACCAATGGTGAAACCATATTCATGTGAATGATAGAGCAGATATCCATAAATTTTGCATGTCATTAATGTTATTGACTGATTGAAGCTTGTCAATGTACTTGAGGTCCAATGAAACCTTGTACAGAGGGGATTCCAATGTAGCAGGTTGTAACTCCTTAGTGACAGCGTCTATAAACAGGAGACAAGTAGGATGCAAATCACTACTGTCACTGCCTTCTGAACTTACATCTTCACATATCTTCTTTATGAACCTTAATACTGTGCCCAAACACAACATAATATCATTATAATTGGTTGATGGCTTTTCCAACTCCAATCGAACTCCTTTCAGAACAGATAAAAATAACCTTAAAGCAGCATCACATGCGAAACTTTTGTATTCATGGTTGACAGTTGCTATTGATGCTCGACTGAtgagaataaaaattatgtttaaatggAAGTCCAACTGACAAATATCCCATGGCAACCATTTAACAGAGTATTGCTTCCATAAGAATTTGGTAGCTGATAAATGATGGCTTGCAGAGTTACTTGTGACATGttccacatctttacattttgctaaaataaaatcatcaaGCAGATCTAGGCACAGATTCAATGGGCTCACACTTATACTTTCAGGACCAATGCAAAAAATTGCTTCACAGATAGGCTCCAACACTAGCTTTATCACTGATTGATTATTGACAGAAGTATCAAGTTTATGCAGCAAATAACACCATGTGTTCAAGCATGATGAGTGGACGGATATATCACATTTACTTGATATGATTCCTGTCAGAGGAGTCATTACAAGCCTTATGCTGTTTAAAAACCCATTTGCTTGGATTTTATCACTGGTCTCTCTAGATTTTTGCAAATGTTGTACACCCTTCTCCTCCTTGGATGCATTTGTCTCCCAAGCTACTATTGGAGGATGAATTAGAGCATCAATAAGACCTTCCCAAGCAAACTGCAAATTATGGTTAAAAATCATACAAAAGAATGACATTTAAAGCGTTATAACATAGGacttatgaaatattttaatcCAAAAGGTTACCATAATTGATGGAAGAATGAAATTCTAAGTGTTGTAATGGAGTACTGGTCTATTTAAATGCAGAAATTACCATAGGAGATAAATTGAACAGGTAACTAGGCAGTGATTTAGCTTTTTCTATTTGCATTGATTGCCATAAAAACTTGGGTAAACCCAGTCCTATGAGCTTAAATGCAAGGACCACAACAACTCAAAAAGTTGATAACTAGACACCCTTTTCTGACTCAGACTTAAGCAAGGACCATTTAGTCTCTTGATTTGGATTACCGCAAATTCTTTATGCCCCATAATAAATTTGTATCCTTCAAAAGATGACACTTCTATGCTATCATTGAGCTAAGGAAATGGATGAAAGCACCTTCTATTTTTGAGGTGCTATTTTATCAGTAATAAATTCAACAAATAAAGAATTATTTTCTTGGATAATATTATCAGTGATTGGTGATAGTGACCAGGTTTCCAAAAATTCCAACTGTATTAAAAATACCTGTGAAGCAATCTGAACTTGTGGGTTGAGATctgaaaatgtattttcaggAATTTTCAGCATTTCATTTGTTAACTGCCTGTTCTTCATAGCATAAGATCCTAGTAAGTGAATAAACCATCCCCATGCATGAATGGCTTGGACCTTCATACCTTGGTTTAGCAGCTCCTTCATCTTAGTGAGCAAAATTTGCTTCATATCTTTGACAAGAACCTGTTTAAAGATAGAATAAAGTACATTTAGGGATCTTAGAATACACAACAAGATAGATACAATATTGGAATGATTTTAGGTGAACCTTAACCTTGAGACCAGAATCAAAGTTAGACAGAAGGAACCTTTCTCATGGTTCTACCTTAGACATTCAGGCCTGATAATGTGAGATAGGCACATAGTAAtgcacatgagagagagagagagagaggatcatTGGTATTTGAAACTTTTGTGTCCTAGTCTTTATCATTGACTAAATTGCAATATAAAACTGTCAAGGTTAACTACCTATAATACTTTACAAATCTAACGAGGCACTCATTCATGATAGAAGTCAAGAAGTTTTggaatttcaaattgaaaaattttctactccatgATGCAGGGATATGGAATGAACCACCAGTACAGTTGACTGGTCTTGATTTTGAGCTTCTAGACACCCATTGtgaattttatgaaaaacactTATTCATATGAATTATGGAAGCTGGATTTAAATGACTGTGACCCGACCTCTTATTGATGGtttgaagggtttttttttttttttgggtaagtttAAATATTAgtttaagatttattttgaCAATTAATGGAATTTTGTTTGGCCAAAAcctttacaaaattttgtctTCACCCTCCACACGCAcacaaagggaaaagaaaagagtgcTATTTCAATCTCTcaaaatgtcaaaatcatatatcCTACATTGTAAATGTAGTTACCACTACAGTTTGTATTTGAAAAGGAGATTTCCTGTGATGGTTCACTTTTGAAACCAGATACATAGTCATGGTAAA
This genomic interval carries:
- the LOC142621152 gene encoding uncharacterized protein LOC142621152; the protein is MKTLDDANLVIESLVRLIMTTKMKSVCNLGVWCMSIQQFNAPFLDSHYNSLLQAVVHALDNPIGSLSTTFEAIQALIKLASNLSERMRDSSHLWAPPIYRRLLSFDKKERDMSERCLSKIKPIILPPPLVLSKVLVKDMKQILLTKMKELLNQGMKVQAIHAWGWFIHLLGSYAMKNRQLTNEMLKIPENTFSDLNPQVQIASQFAWEGLIDALIHPPIVAWETNASKEEKGVQHLQKSRETSDKIQANGFLNSIRLVMTPLTGIISSKCDISVHSSCLNTWCYLLHKLDTSVNNQSVIKLVLEPICEAIFCIGPESISVSPLNLCLDLLDDFILAKCKDVEHVTSNSASHHLSATKFLWKQYSVKWLPWDICQLDFHLNIIFILISRASIATVNHEYKSFACDAALRLFLSVLKGVRLELEKPSTNYNDIMLCLGTVLRFIKKICEDVSSEGSDSSDLHPTCLLFIDAVTKELQPATLESPLYKVSLDLKYIDKLQSVNNINDMQNLWISALSFT